From the genome of Gemmatimonadota bacterium, one region includes:
- a CDS encoding chondroitinase family polysaccharide lyase: MKWIFIFFLNMASAAMAQDMPWRYDFEDGSGSYRADAGSEVSLSARRYKGGQHSLKWSWQNNGRLLFTDPAPGRNKALTGFRAWVYNEVALDEVLTFGFGTESELGANNPRYQFEFGLNFTGWRAMWIHLREDARNRSYEGARNGRVTAFEIRASNSGVVYLDLMELVERIHSRRSPDAQVPFVNARRADRSREYRWSLNRLPGPLPLQITDEEREAFEAIARRYEVWVLGDGVKDDQREPVRIRLNELKAYIRRGYRSLADYEIRREDNRILGKPLFAELSPYEPLFQSVFQGVLLRLVLDYRLNGNEEARDRVIDVFDYLHDQGWADGSGVGAMHHEFLRVAGYAHAVYLMRDVLQSKGILARELATLKWFSMFGELYEDPEVLGANADFIRSVAMYRLLCILMMDDSPEKVANMRRYVLWLNNALAIAPGWLDTIKPDFVGFHHRGIYASGYAPNAFHVASILVYLLYDTPFAVAEEKRDNLKQALLTSRIMANTYDISMAVNGRFPRNTAVATKLLPAYMYVALSYSPVDAELSGAFMQLWKPDSQLLIEDLFQRVSVRLMYLHTPGAMQMMANFAEAGYVPAAPPSGHWTLPYGALSIHRRGDWMVSMKGWSKYVWDYESSGRNNPLGRYLSYGTMLIYGSGDPVGREASGIVRDGWDWSMWPGTTMIRLSHEQLKHEGRDRNFSNETFVGGVNIDRQDGVFALKLHDTRFNTSFRAVKTVFCFDDVLVCLGSGIENDDGGHATVTPLFQAAISEDRSTGVNGERVRAIPYAFSGTTGQKAWLMDSLGNGYVVPDGGELRVQRQVQVSKNYGRDSGGTGAFELAYLDHGSAPQGASYHYAVLVQRSPDRVRAFASSPEYDVWQRDHQAHIVHHRGMKMTGYALFDTDARPIDGPVEGVSLPSLVMVREVDDGLLLSMADPDFGWRWEIQTPHRQDGSLIVNQASEPRKVEVTVRGTWRLDGRYDLADARVQSDQTVVAFMCQDGKSVEVKLARADGGDASRLEKKN, from the coding sequence ATGAAGTGGATTTTTATTTTTTTTCTTAATATGGCCAGTGCGGCGATGGCACAGGATATGCCCTGGCGCTATGATTTTGAGGATGGGTCCGGGTCCTATCGGGCAGATGCGGGTAGCGAGGTGTCGCTTTCAGCGAGGCGTTATAAAGGGGGACAGCACTCCTTGAAGTGGTCATGGCAGAATAACGGGCGGCTTTTGTTCACGGATCCCGCGCCGGGACGCAATAAGGCGCTGACCGGGTTTCGGGCGTGGGTGTATAACGAGGTGGCGCTCGATGAGGTGCTGACGTTTGGGTTTGGGACAGAGTCCGAGTTGGGGGCAAATAATCCGCGTTACCAGTTTGAGTTTGGCTTGAATTTTACGGGCTGGCGAGCGATGTGGATCCATTTGCGGGAGGATGCGCGAAACAGATCTTATGAAGGGGCGCGAAATGGACGGGTGACGGCGTTTGAAATTAGGGCATCGAATAGTGGGGTTGTTTATCTGGATTTGATGGAGTTGGTGGAGAGGATTCACTCCAGGCGATCTCCCGATGCACAGGTTCCATTTGTCAATGCGAGGAGGGCTGATAGGAGCCGCGAATATCGATGGAGTCTGAACAGGTTGCCGGGTCCGCTTCCTTTGCAGATTACCGATGAAGAACGGGAGGCTTTTGAGGCGATTGCCCGGCGATATGAGGTATGGGTTCTGGGCGATGGGGTGAAGGATGACCAGCGGGAGCCTGTGAGGATTCGGCTCAACGAACTCAAAGCCTATATAAGGCGTGGGTATCGCAGTCTGGCGGATTACGAGATTCGACGCGAGGATAACCGCATTTTGGGAAAACCTCTGTTTGCCGAGTTGTCGCCCTATGAACCCCTTTTTCAGAGTGTTTTCCAAGGGGTTTTGTTGCGTCTGGTGCTGGATTATCGGTTGAATGGCAATGAGGAGGCGAGAGACCGGGTGATAGATGTTTTCGATTATTTGCACGATCAGGGTTGGGCAGATGGCAGTGGTGTTGGGGCGATGCATCACGAGTTTTTGCGGGTTGCTGGCTATGCCCACGCGGTGTATTTGATGCGGGATGTTTTGCAGAGCAAGGGGATACTGGCGCGGGAGTTGGCGACGCTGAAATGGTTCAGTATGTTTGGCGAGTTGTATGAGGATCCTGAGGTGCTGGGCGCGAATGCGGATTTTATACGCTCGGTGGCGATGTATCGGTTGTTGTGTATTTTGATGATGGACGATTCGCCCGAGAAGGTGGCGAATATGCGTCGCTATGTTTTATGGCTCAATAATGCGCTTGCTATTGCGCCGGGGTGGCTGGATACGATTAAGCCGGATTTTGTGGGTTTTCACCATCGGGGTATTTACGCGAGTGGGTATGCGCCAAATGCTTTTCACGTGGCTTCAATTCTGGTGTATTTGTTGTATGATACGCCTTTTGCAGTTGCGGAGGAGAAGCGCGATAATTTGAAGCAGGCGCTGTTGACGTCCAGGATTATGGCGAATACGTACGATATTTCAATGGCTGTTAATGGTCGTTTTCCGCGGAATACAGCGGTGGCTACCAAACTGTTGCCGGCGTATATGTATGTGGCTTTGAGCTATTCTCCGGTGGATGCGGAATTATCGGGCGCGTTTATGCAGCTTTGGAAACCGGATTCGCAGTTGCTGATAGAAGATTTGTTCCAGCGGGTATCGGTGCGGCTGATGTATTTGCACACGCCGGGTGCGATGCAGATGATGGCGAATTTTGCAGAGGCGGGGTACGTACCTGCCGCTCCGCCGTCCGGGCACTGGACGTTGCCTTATGGCGCATTGTCCATTCATCGGCGTGGGGACTGGATGGTGAGTATGAAGGGGTGGAGCAAGTACGTGTGGGATTATGAGTCGTCGGGAAGGAATAATCCGCTCGGTCGCTATTTGAGCTATGGGACGATGCTGATTTACGGCAGTGGCGATCCGGTTGGTCGCGAGGCGAGTGGGATTGTGCGGGATGGGTGGGATTGGAGTATGTGGCCCGGTACGACGATGATTCGCTTGAGTCATGAGCAGCTCAAACACGAGGGGCGTGATCGCAATTTTTCAAATGAGACTTTTGTGGGTGGAGTGAATATAGATAGGCAAGACGGGGTGTTTGCGCTGAAGCTGCACGATACGAGGTTCAATACGAGTTTTCGGGCGGTTAAGACGGTGTTCTGTTTTGACGATGTGCTTGTTTGCCTGGGGTCGGGTATTGAGAATGATGATGGTGGGCATGCGACTGTGACGCCACTGTTTCAGGCGGCTATTTCTGAGGACCGTTCTACGGGGGTGAATGGGGAGCGTGTGCGTGCAATTCCTTATGCGTTTTCGGGGACGACGGGGCAGAAGGCATGGCTGATGGATTCTCTGGGCAATGGGTATGTGGTTCCAGATGGAGGCGAGTTGCGCGTGCAGCGTCAGGTGCAAGTTTCTAAAAATTATGGCAGGGATAGCGGCGGTACAGGGGCTTTTGAATTGGCGTATTTGGATCACGGGAGCGCGCCTCAGGGTGCGTCATATCACTATGCCGTGCTGGTGCAGAGGTCGCCGGATAGGGTGCGTGCGTTTGCGAGTTCACCGGAATACGATGTGTGGCAGAGAGATCATCAGGCACATATTGTGCATCACCGGGGGATGAAGATGACGGGTTACGCGCTATTCGATACGGATGCAAGGCCAATAGATGGTCCGGTTGAGGGTGTGTCTTTGCCGAGTTTGGTGATGGTTCGAGAAGTGGATGATGGGTTATTGCTTTCGATGGCTGATCCGGATTTTGGGTGGCGTTGGGAGATCCAGACGCCGCACCGGCAGGATGGGTCGCTAATTGTCAATCAAGCGAGTGAGCCTCGGAAGGTAGAGGTGACTGTGCGGGGAACATGGCGTCTGGATGGCAGATATGATCTGGCGGACGCAAGGGTTCAGTCGGATCAGACGGTTGTGGCGTTTATGTGTCAGGATGGTAAGAGCGTGGAGGTGAAGTTGGCGAGGGCAGATGGTGGCGATGCTTCGCGTTTGGAGAAAAAAAATTAA
- a CDS encoding MFS transporter: MSSRTVFGNALPARVPFYYGWVVLIFAAVAMVATLPGRSVGIGLITEPLIADLGISRLDFAEKNFWATILGALFNLVCGLAIDRFGVRVVVTGVLFVLSAVVLGFSQMTGAGFLLLLLVLMRGVGQSALSVVSLTMVGKWFVRRLSVAMGIFAVLMSLGFAVAIVVAGDVVLKQGWRVMWSGLGWILMVLSGLCLLFVRRDPEAVGLDTEVVKDDESDEPVVGFTLVQALMTPAFYVFAIGSALYNLVIAGVMLFNQSILGELGFDETVFQYAMAMFMATGLLGNFTAGWAARRWSLGRLMTIAMLAVGVYLLAFPELKTSGQALTHAGLLGFSGGVVSVIFFTAWADIFGRLHLGKIQGAAQVFAVLASATGPWFIESVFSSAGSYAPAFYALAPAVLLVAIFAWFVDIPRPEDAPV; the protein is encoded by the coding sequence ATGAGTTCTAGAACTGTTTTTGGCAATGCACTGCCCGCGCGCGTGCCGTTTTATTACGGTTGGGTGGTTCTGATTTTTGCGGCGGTTGCGATGGTGGCGACGCTGCCGGGCAGGAGTGTTGGTATTGGTTTGATTACGGAGCCTTTGATCGCGGATCTGGGGATTTCCCGGCTCGATTTTGCCGAGAAAAATTTTTGGGCGACGATTTTGGGGGCGTTGTTCAATTTGGTCTGCGGTTTGGCGATTGATCGCTTTGGGGTTCGAGTTGTTGTGACGGGGGTGCTATTTGTTCTGAGTGCGGTGGTTTTGGGTTTTAGCCAGATGACAGGTGCTGGTTTTTTGCTTTTGTTGCTGGTTTTGATGCGGGGTGTGGGGCAAAGCGCGCTATCTGTGGTGAGTTTGACGATGGTTGGCAAGTGGTTTGTGCGGCGGTTGAGTGTTGCGATGGGTATTTTTGCCGTGCTTATGAGTCTGGGCTTTGCGGTCGCTATTGTCGTTGCTGGCGATGTTGTGCTCAAGCAGGGTTGGCGGGTTATGTGGTCGGGGCTGGGGTGGATTTTGATGGTTCTATCTGGTTTGTGTCTGCTATTTGTTCGTCGAGATCCGGAGGCGGTTGGGCTGGATACCGAGGTTGTGAAAGATGATGAGTCGGATGAGCCGGTGGTTGGTTTTACGCTCGTACAGGCGTTGATGACACCGGCTTTTTATGTGTTTGCTATTGGGAGTGCGCTCTACAATCTGGTTATTGCGGGGGTGATGCTGTTCAATCAGTCTATATTGGGGGAGTTGGGGTTTGATGAGACGGTGTTTCAATATGCGATGGCGATGTTTATGGCGACGGGTTTGTTGGGGAATTTTACAGCGGGGTGGGCGGCGCGCCGATGGTCTTTGGGCAGGCTGATGACGATTGCGATGCTGGCGGTTGGCGTTTATTTGCTCGCGTTTCCGGAGCTTAAAACATCGGGGCAAGCGCTGACACATGCGGGATTGCTCGGTTTTTCAGGTGGCGTGGTTTCGGTGATTTTTTTTACGGCGTGGGCAGATATTTTTGGCCGTCTTCATCTGGGTAAGATTCAGGGCGCGGCACAGGTGTTTGCGGTTTTGGCTTCTGCAACGGGTCCGTGGTTTATTGAGTCTGTTTTTAGTTCTGCGGGGTCTTATGCACCGGCGTTTTACGCGCTGGCTCCAGCGGTGTTGCTGGTGGCTATTTTTGCCTGGTTTGTGGATATTCCCAGGCCAGAGGATGCGCCGGTATAG
- a CDS encoding sugar phosphate isomerase/epimerase codes for MAARDGRYGTFAEYLRRIAMGFSYCLNTSTIRNEGVSVVDAIDIAADAGYEGIEPWVAEIDEWVAGGGSLFEIRDKAADRGIQIVNLIAFFEWSVPEDEERAKGLEEAHRCFEMADALNCTYVAAPPFGIRDRDVDLFSVARRYGELMDEVAGFQAKPLLEFWGIAQTLGTLGEALLVAAECGRPNTVLLADVYHMYKGSGHFHGLEHLGPGKLGLVHVNDYPASPGRDTITDADRVYPGDGLAPWSEIVAGFENAGYEGMLSLELFNPSYWAKGSVAVAEEGLAKLKACVE; via the coding sequence GTGGCAGCACGAGACGGGCGATACGGCACCTTTGCCGAATATTTGAGGAGAATAGCTATGGGTTTTTCGTATTGTTTGAATACCAGCACGATTCGCAATGAGGGTGTTTCGGTGGTCGATGCCATCGATATTGCGGCGGATGCGGGTTATGAGGGGATTGAGCCGTGGGTGGCAGAAATTGATGAGTGGGTTGCAGGGGGTGGTTCGCTGTTTGAGATACGCGATAAGGCAGCGGATAGGGGGATTCAGATTGTCAATTTGATCGCGTTTTTTGAGTGGTCAGTGCCAGAGGATGAAGAGCGGGCAAAGGGGCTTGAAGAAGCGCATCGCTGTTTTGAGATGGCCGATGCGCTCAATTGCACGTATGTCGCGGCACCGCCTTTTGGGATTCGAGACCGGGATGTGGATTTGTTTTCTGTGGCGCGTCGCTATGGTGAGTTGATGGATGAGGTTGCCGGGTTTCAGGCGAAACCTCTGCTGGAGTTTTGGGGTATTGCGCAGACTCTGGGTACGTTGGGCGAGGCTTTGCTGGTGGCGGCTGAATGCGGGCGGCCCAATACGGTGCTGCTGGCGGATGTTTATCATATGTACAAGGGGAGTGGACATTTTCACGGGCTGGAACATCTGGGTCCGGGCAAGTTGGGGCTGGTGCATGTGAATGATTATCCAGCGTCGCCCGGCAGGGATACCATAACAGATGCGGATCGGGTTTATCCGGGGGATGGTTTGGCGCCCTGGTCAGAGATTGTGGCGGGGTTTGAGAATGCGGGGTATGAGGGGATGTTGTCTCTGGAGTTGTTTAATCCGAGCTATTGGGCAAAGGGGTCTGTTGCGGTTGCAGAAGAGGGTCTGGCAAAGCTCAAGGCGTGTGTGGAATGA